Proteins from a genomic interval of Spiroplasma diminutum CUAS-1:
- the ispH gene encoding 4-hydroxy-3-methylbut-2-enyl diphosphate reductase, protein MNVIKVTPRGFCLGVVISIKMAKDTVKMYPDKKIYMIGLLVHNKIIVEELEQLGIIAIDDWKKSRLDIIKTIPKGSVVIFSAHGTDLKVVELAKQLGLIVVDTKCEWVLETENIMKKYLNLGFDIIFIGKHFHPETIALTSLDEKRTHLVTNIEEVENLDIKNKDIFITNQTTLSILDTDIIYKKIKEKYENAIFKNDICEATLVRQQAVLDLDPEKVDLLYVVGDERSNNTLKLVELSTNKGIKTIRINRKEEIDLNDLKGIQNVAVTAGASTSSIIQNQTIKYLEELKNETI, encoded by the coding sequence ATGAATGTAATTAAAGTAACTCCAAGAGGTTTTTGTCTTGGAGTTGTAATTTCAATAAAAATGGCAAAAGATACAGTTAAAATGTATCCAGATAAAAAAATATATATGATTGGCCTTTTAGTACACAATAAAATAATAGTTGAAGAACTTGAGCAATTAGGTATTATTGCTATTGATGATTGAAAAAAATCTCGCTTAGATATTATTAAAACAATTCCAAAAGGAAGCGTAGTTATTTTTTCAGCCCATGGAACTGATTTAAAAGTAGTTGAATTAGCAAAACAATTAGGTTTAATTGTTGTTGATACAAAATGTGAATGAGTTTTAGAAACTGAAAATATAATGAAAAAGTACTTAAACCTTGGATTTGATATTATTTTTATTGGAAAACATTTTCATCCAGAAACAATTGCTTTAACTAGTTTAGATGAAAAAAGAACTCATTTAGTTACTAATATTGAAGAAGTTGAAAATTTAGATATTAAGAATAAAGATATTTTTATAACAAATCAAACAACCCTTTCAATTCTTGATACAGATATTATTTACAAAAAAATAAAGGAAAAATATGAAAATGCCATATTTAAAAATGATATATGTGAAGCCACACTTGTTCGTCAACAAGCAGTATTAGATTTAGATCCAGAAAAAGTTGATTTACTTTATGTAGTTGGTGATGAAAGAAGTAATAATACTCTAAAATTAGTAGAACTTTCAACAAATAAAGGAATTAAAACAATTAGAATAAATAGAAAAGAAGAAATCGATTTAAATGATTTAAAAGGAATTCAAAATGTTGCTGTAACAGCTGGGGCTTCTACTTCAAGTATTATTCAAAATCAAACTATTAAATATTTAGAGGAATTAAAAAATGAAACTATTTAG